TCACAAAATTATGTTCCCATTTGGGAGGGTTTTGAACCACATCATCGCGACTATGATAAGGGTTTGTGCAGAGAGCTTGCATATCTCCGCCCCTTGGGTAAGGTAGTAATCAAGTTTGTTATTTACATGATCAACATGTTTGTTTGGGTCCCTGGTCCTAGCATAGCTCTGCAACTTTAGAGGCTTCTCTAAAGACCTTAGGATCCTGCTATTGATGTTGCAAATAGATGGCGAGTTCTTCTTTTGCTTTGGAGCCAAAGCATTTGGATCATGTCATTCTTGCATTCAAGAATGACGTTCAAGTGAATGATGATGGTGGAGGAACTCGGGAGGAGTATGAATGTCACTTCGTCCTTGGTACCAAATGCCAGCTGGTGACTTCAAGACTTCTCTCTATAGCATAGTTGTTCCAGTTGAATCAACTCTGGCACGGAGGCCTGATTTCCCCAGAAGGCTACCTCCCATAAAGTATTGTCTCTTGATGGAGTGCACTAATGGTTATCTTTAATCTTCAGAATCCTTTCGGCTAAGAATTGTAAATTCTACTAGTGTACTATATGGTTATCTTTAAAATAATTCCTTCAAATACCCCCTCATAATAAATATAGTTatgaaataattcaaaaaaattcaaaaaaaaaaattaaaaataaatatttccaCGTTGGCAGCAATAGAGAATCTTTGCTGCAATGTGGCAGTCAGGGGGATATTTGAAGGAATCTGGAAATTTCAAGGgggaaattacaaaaaaaaactttaccaagggctaaaatcaaaactcgctaacattatagggggtgttgtatatttaacccGTTATTAATTCCACATTTCGCTTCGAATGCTCAACCCGTGTAAAAGTCTTCATTCGGTTCAAGCTCTGTCTGATGTTAAAATCTTGGTTTAAAGCTAGAAGACAGCTTCTCCAAGTTTCTTGTGGAAAGAAGACTAACCGCTTTGATCCATCATTTGGATTAAAGACTCACTGCTTCTCTCCTTATTTGTTTATTTGGAAGTTAGtcacaaacttcatttttcttaTATAAGGAGGTTCAAGAGTTCAACTTATTATAAGCTCTGAAGTTTATTGATTACTCTCAAGATCAAATCTTGGGGACATGACTAAGCCATTTTTTACTAAACCTGTATAACTCCTAGCGTCTCCTCTCCTCCCTTAACTTTTAATTTTAACACTTTACTCAGTGAAATTTATTTTTCgcttcttattttaaaaaaaaaaatctaaaaatgttcttaaactttaaaattaattcaaaaagtttttcaaactcaatttttttttaaacacacAATTCATTCCCCTTTTCGCATGTGAAGTCACATGTCAAACAAGGTTTTTATGTGGGTGTGAATAATGAGAGAGCTTAGAATGTTTCTTGTCCGACTCTTTGAGGAGCAAAATCTTGTTTTGTTGATCTAGAAGGAGACACCAGTAGGATTATATCGCCTTTTGCGAGAGGATGAGGAGGAAGAGGCGAAACTCTAGTAGCTTCACTGAATGCAGCAACAACATGTCGTTGAACGACATATTGAGTGACTTTGGATGTCACATGCTTAATTATTCAAATGATAGATATGTTGGAGGAAGAGGTTGAAGCTTCAAGGAATAAGATCGTTAAAATTTCAAGAAAAAGAGATATGGATCTTTAATGGAGATACATTCTTTTTTTTCGTGGAAACTAGTGGAAATTAGAAGTCGATTCTCATTGACGGCGCCACTATTCATTTAAGAAATAGAAATGAAAGGTGAGGTAGCGAAGTTATACTTCCGATGCAATTGAGAGAGGGCTGGCGTGCAAGACTAGCACTCTAACGCCAACTTGATCTGTGTGTTTGTGTGTTTTCCCACTCGAAATTTAATCTTGAGCTTTTTCACTGTGGACATTGCAACCGGTCCCGAACAAAAATATTAGCACGATGTGAATTTATTTGGATTGGTATAATGTTGGTAATATCAAATTTGCAAACAAGTTCTAAGTTAAGATTAGCTTCAAATGTGTAAGTAATATGCTAGGTCTTAAAGCAATTGTTTTGGAGTCATTATTTTTGCGTTGGGCCCTCCCTATTTTCTTTAGCCACCCATCATGCTTATGTTATGTCGACAGAACTTTAATCCGAGAAGTTCCAAACACATTTCCTTGTTGATAAAATACCAACTGACACTCATACTATATTCCTAGTCAAAAATAAAGTATAAACAACAACCTCTCAAGGGCAATATAGTAATTCCAAATAATCTCCTCTATAAGTTATAACTAACCTCATTTCCATCTGTTGAGTCCTAAAAGGGCATGATTGACATTGAACATTCATAATAAAAGTCTCAACTATACATCCCTACGTTCACAtaactctctctttctctctcaacAACCATAATTTTTCAACACCGTCCATCTTCCATTTCATCACCATCCTATACATGAGGAGGagtgagaaacaaaaacaaaaacaaaaataaaaacaaaaaacaataacaaaaacaaaaggtGGTAGATGCATGAgccacaacaacaaaaacacacacattatctcatacaaccACACTCTCACCACCTTCTCTTTCTTTCCTTCTTTCTCCTCTCATCATCACCTTATCCTTTTTCAGGTACACACACCCTTTTCATTAATTAtaccaacaacaataacaatggcTTCATCACTTGTTTTTTTCCATTTCCGTacgttttgtttgtttttctctttctttttattaTATGATGAGTTTTATTTTATGGTCATGTATATTATCATATgatagtgttttttttttagttgACTGATGGTAAAGTCTTGGTCTTTCTTTTGTTTCCTTTAATGGGTGTTTCTTGAATTTTGATATGAATGTGTGTGGTCAATATGGGTTTGGCtttttttgttcttgttgttaCCCTTTTCCAAGAAAGGTGGTAGGTTTGATAGAGTTGTCTTCAACATAGAATGAGAAAGTCTTTTTGGTTTATGTTTGTGATTTATGATTTTGGTTATAAGGGGGGGGGTTTGGTTTCATTATGTTAAATAGGATATCAACTTTGTTTTTCTCAAaagatttgtttttttcttcGATTTGGAAATTAGTTTTATCATGTTTCTGGTTTAATAGGGGTTGGTTGTTCATGTGTTCTTCTGTGATCAAATTGGAATGATGTTTTCAAAGGTCTAATTATAGGTAAGAATGATGTTTTCTTCCTTCTTGATTTGGCCAAGGTGGTGTGATCTTAAGCAAGGTTTTAAATCGCAATCGCGTAAAGGCTTTCGCGATTTCGTTCGATACAGGTGTTACACCACTGATTGCCGTCATCGTGGTGTGAATTAAGCACCATTTGTTCTTtatcataaaaacaaaaataacgatAGCAGCACCTTCCAATACCGTTTTGTGGTGACCGTTTTTGCAGTTTTCTAAAACCTTGATCTTTAGCGTAAAAGCATGCCAACTTTATAAGCACTTCACAAAATTCAAAGAGTTTAGCCATACCTTTGTATGTGTGTGATCTAGTTCTTGATTTCGCATCAATGTTTTCATTGAACTGATTATGGAACTTGTTTCTTCTCCTATAGGTCTAAACAATCAATTTCATCTGCCTGAAACTTTCCTACTTGTGTTATAGTTACAATTTACATTACCTCCTAAATTGAAGGAAAAAGCTGGTATGGCCAGAAGTTAACCGTTATGCTTTGACGACTTGGTAGAAAAACACGAACTAAAAATGGTAAGCTTAAGGAGGCGCAGACTTTTGGGACTATGCTCAGGTAAACGTTGGTGAACTTATTCATCATGCTTTTGAATCTATCACTTTACTGAGTTAATTTTCAAATCGGTTTTCGTCTTTGCAGGAAGCAGTTCCTTTGTTTCCCCTCTTCCTCTATACTGCGAGAATTTAACTGGTTCTGTGAATTCGTCGTGGCATGCTAAACCAAAGAGTGAACAGCCTATGCTTTCGGATAACGCAAGCATCCCGGACTGTGTAGGAACATGTTTACTACTACTAAATAACTGTATATATGATCGTCTATCTAGCATTTATATCTTAGACATCCAAGAACTTATACTGAATTGTTTTACGTTTACCAGAATACCGTTGTGCAAGAAGAACCAGATTCATCGAATGTTTCTGGTTCAAGCTCATCCAAAGATCAAACCATTCAACAAACCATTGGTTAGTTGTTTACTAGGTTATTTTTTTCTTCGCATTTTCTGTTTATGTCTGGTTTAGTTTTTAATGGAAATTCTGTCCGATTATTTAGCAGGACCTCCTGTCAAACGTAGGAAGCGACATAGGAGAAAGACTTTGCATAGTCAGGATGCATCCATGAGAGGCGTCTACTTCAAAAATATGAAGTGGCAAGCAGCGATAAAAGTTGACAAAAAACAGATTCACCTAGGGACGGTTGGATCACAAGAAGAAGCTGCTCATTTATATGACAGGTAAGCACGGATACAGACACGAAACTGACATATCAACACGGATACAAATTTAAAAGAATTGAATAGTTAAATGTAATTGCTGCGACATGAAACATGTGTTGTTATCGGAAATCTATTGTTAATGCTTGAATTTCTTGAATGAAGACAGTATAAAATTGGTTGGCATTGTAATGCTCAAGGTCTCTTTTGCTATATTCATTGAATAACCAacgtatctggtctatatatatAGTTCAGATACACTacttattcaatgaatctaaaaagggaactttttattataaatagaaccCGAGAGAGTGTTATTTTAGCTGTGATCTACTTAGTTTGAAGAATATCTATTTTTTCTATAGGGCTGCTTTCATGTGTGGGAGAGAGCCCAATTTCGACCTTCCAGAGGAAGAGAAGCAGGAGCTACGCAAATTCAAATGGGACGATTTCTTAGCGATGACTCGACAAGCAATCACACGAAAAAGTAATCTTTCATTTTGAACTACGCCACATGGTTTATTTCGTAGAGTTTAATAATCATGCACCGACACTGAAACACTAACGTCTAATATCATTTTTTTAGAGCACAAGAGAAGTCTTGAGATGGAAAAAGAAGATTGGGAAAGTAAGCAAGGAGTAAGCGGCTTCTCTGCATATGAAGATGCAGAGCAGGAAACATCAGGCTCTTGAAAATTATGATTCAGGAATCAAGAGTGAAGATGAATTATACCAGCTAGTTCTAATCCAATTCTATATGCTAGATCCATTTTTATTGTAGAAAAATGCAGCATTTATAATGTCTAAGACATTCAAATTACTAAATCTTAACATAATAAAAAGTAAGTACATCTCAAGTTGGTCATGTCAACTTTCAAACAATGCAAATAAATATGATTCTCTTCATTTCTACATGAAAGAGATATCTataactttttcttttgataaaCCTTACTATAATAAGATAATATGTGTTCAATGTTTTACATCTGATCAACTTTGTGTGAGCTTAGTATGATGAAAATTTAACTAAACTTGTAATGCAATCTCATGTGTTATCAGACATATATGCACATGAATCCTAGCTAGAAGATTGATCAGTGAAGAAGTTGTGTTGACCTAACTTGTATTGTTTCTAGAAAGTGATGCATGTAGGACAATTAAACTCATGGCTCAAGAACATGACAACACTAAAAATATATAGCAATGCAGCATGCTCATCTTTATATACATTTGATATTTATAAGTGGATTGTCATATTTTTATCATTAACTTGGCTCATAGCATTCAAAACCTATAGGTCCACTATCCAAATTGAGTAACTCATGATCCGAGTGGTAGTATGTAAAGGACTGGGTTAAATATATGTCTTTGGACTTGGCATGAGAGGAGATAGTAGGGAGATCCAATAGAACACTAACTTCTCCACTAACTCCTTATGAGAGCATTTATAAATAGAGATGTTGAAcaagagaacaaaagaaaaaacataCACATCTAGGTTCTTTAGTCTCGGATTACCACTACAAGAAAAGTGTGTTATAGCCACCTGAATttgcgacgtgattatcacgtggcacaaaaaagtgagttgcgacgtgataatcatGTCACTataagtttttaatattaaaaaattaaaatcaacgttggcacatggggtgtcagaaatattattttataaaaatatttgcgaAGTTAAAAACACGTCGCAaccactaaaataaaataaaataaatgcaaaGTAGACTGACTTAAGCAAAGTAGACTGACGTTTCAAAGggggaaatttcaaattttcaatattttgtgtTGCGGCGTGTATATCACGTCGCAAACTTTTTTGTATATCACGCCAACCACTTAATGCAGTCATGTGTGCAGTTGACTGACACATTTATATCTGTTaggatgttgcgacgtgattttcatttCGCTAACtagacacgtgaaaatcacgtcgctaaatGTATTATACCCTTTCGCGTTTCGTTTCTCTTTCCAGAAACCCCATTTCCAGATTTTTCTTCTCCTCCCTCTTCAACCCACCatctcttcctctctcaaatttctcttttattttcataCAATCCTCATCCAATTAAAGGTATgcaatcttcaatcttcacttgttcttgttaattttttttttaattttttgttaagaATATATTACACTCtgattttgatttaatatatgtGTAGGTGAAACTCAAAAATTTCTGATTTTGATTCAACTACAAGATCTCACTAAATATTGTTCAAGTTCATTccggttttttttttaattttatttatctaatttttcagattttttgatgtgattatgttatagatttgatatataatttagaTTTTTATATGTGATTATTAATTTATCTAATTAGAAACATATATAGATTTAATAAAAACAGattttatgttataatttttagaatgtatATAAAAACAGAATATTAGGATGTTATAATTATAGAATATTAGgatgttataatttttagaatgttataattatagatttaataaaaacgaaaatattatatataatatgtattattgttggaatgtatatattgttagaatgttagaaagtatataatattgttagaatgttagaatgtatatattgttagaatgttagattgtagaaaattatttacttatagttgatataagtaaatgtttaattattgttactaaaaagagaatgattggatatatgtgcagtatggaatattatttgtattatcgtagttggatgtacgatagagtggaaccaggaagacgtgcacttaaacccaattttatagaaggagttaacgggtttatcaggtgggcgtttgctcaagaatattgtcgaagcgaaggaggagttaggtgtccctgtcttaaatgt
The Vicia villosa cultivar HV-30 ecotype Madison, WI linkage group LG6, Vvil1.0, whole genome shotgun sequence genome window above contains:
- the LOC131611645 gene encoding ethylene-responsive transcription factor-like protein At4g13040 isoform X1, which codes for MVSLRRRRLLGLCSGSSSFVSPLPLYCENLTGSVNSSWHAKPKSEQPMLSDNASIPDCNTVVQEEPDSSNVSGSSSSKDQTIQQTIAGPPVKRRKRHRRKTLHSQDASMRGVYFKNMKWQAAIKVDKKQIHLGTVGSQEEAAHLYDRAAFMCGREPNFDLPEEEKQELRKFKWDDFLAMTRQAITRKKHKRSLEMEKEDWESKQGVSGFSAYEDAEQETSGS
- the LOC131611645 gene encoding ethylene-responsive transcription factor-like protein At4g13040 isoform X2; amino-acid sequence: MVSLRRRRLLGLCSGSSSFVSPLPLYCENLTGSVNSSWHAKPKSEQPMLSDNASIPDCNTVVQEEPDSSNVSGSSSSKDQTIQQTIGPPVKRRKRHRRKTLHSQDASMRGVYFKNMKWQAAIKVDKKQIHLGTVGSQEEAAHLYDRAAFMCGREPNFDLPEEEKQELRKFKWDDFLAMTRQAITRKKHKRSLEMEKEDWESKQGVSGFSAYEDAEQETSGS